A section of the Oryza sativa Japonica Group chromosome 1, ASM3414082v1 genome encodes:
- the LOC4324747 gene encoding uncharacterized protein, translating into MLQSMQALIRAQATVRAHCTGAGAAANLPHIHHAPFWPRRSLQERCATDDTRSKHGVAAYSRRLSTSIESSSYGYYRSPKIVEVDIGRPKSRSSSSRRASSPLLDAGCASGGEEWCANSMSSLLPCYLPGGAAAPPPRIAVPTSRHFPYYDWCTLEKARPAMVQSTPRYAHAPPKQRP; encoded by the exons ATGCTGCAGAGCATGCAGGCGCTCATCCGCGCGCAGGCCACCGTGCGCGCCCACTGCACCGGTGCCGGTGCCGCTGCCAACCTCCCGCACATCCACCACGCTCCCTTCTGGCCTCGCCGCTCGCTG CAGGAGAGGTGCGCCACCGACGATACGAGGAGCAAGCACGGCGTAGCGGCGTACAGCCGGCGGCTGTCGACGAGCATCGAGTCGTCGTCGTACGGGTACTACCGGAGCCCCAAGATCGTGGAGGTGGACATCGGGAGGCCCAagtcgcggtcgtcgtcgtcgcggcgggcgagctccccgctgctcgacgccgggtgcgcgagcggcggcgaggagtggTGCGCCAACTCCATGTCGTCGCTGCTGCCGTGCTacctccccggcggcgccgccgcaccgccgccccgCATCGCCGTCCCGACGTCGCGCCACTTCCCGTACTACGACTGGTGCACGCTGGAGAAGGCCCGGCCGGCGATGGTGCAGAGCACGCCGCGCTACGCGCACGCGCCGCCGAAGCAGCGGCCATAG
- the LOC4324748 gene encoding protein S40-7 isoform X2 yields MDRSRHKNSPSSERFLGSFLPSAAAGDQPGSAAFELDEDDLFASGAGSPERPQPSRRPLILSAVRAANPSPLPRLRRPPEGILDALPERRSPFSPPPSSSSNSSTTASPAAAAAAPPRLIPTIPRPAAALAPHIPQSAPVNVPVAQFRRLSVEALMDKAEDDDDDDEEMLPPHEMVARARARDSPMTTFSVLEGAGRTLKGRDLRQRIRFLKVVVQQLSSV; encoded by the exons ATGGACCGCTCTCGCCACAAGAACTCGCCTAGTTCCGAGCGCTTCCTCggctccttcctcccctccgcggccgccggcgaccagcCCGGATCGGCGGCCTTCGAGCTCGACGAGGACGACCTGTTCGCCTCTGGGGCTGGATCCCCCGAGCGGCCGCAGCCGTCTCGCCGCCCTCTCATCCTCTCCGCAGTCCGcgccgcaaaccctagccccctcccccgcctccgccgcccgccggaggGCATCCTCGATGCTCTCCCCGAGCGCCGCTCCCCTTTCTCACCGCCTCCATCGTCTTCGTCGAACTCGTCGACCACCGCCtccccagcggcggcggcggctgctcctcCACGCCTGATCCCCACCATCCCCCGCCCGGCGGCGGCTCTGGCACCACATATCCCGCAGTCTGCGCCGGTGAATGTGCCGGTAGCGCAGTTTAGGCGGTTATCGGTGGAGGCACTGATGGATAAAGCtgaggatgacgacgacgacgacgaggagatgCTGCCGCCGCACGAGATGGTGGCGCGAGCGCGGGCGCGGGATTCACCGATGACCACCTTCTCGGTGCTGGAGGGCGCCGGCCGCACGCTCAAGGGGAGGGACCTCCGCCAG AGGATCCGTTTCCTCAAGGTGGTAGTTCAGCAACTCAGCAGCGTCTAG
- the LOC4324748 gene encoding protein S40-7 isoform X4, whose product MDRSRHKNSPSSERFLGSFLPSAAAGDQPGSAAFELDEDDLFASGAGSPERPQPSRRPLILSAVRAANPSPLPRLRRPPEGILDALPERRSPFSPPPSSSSNSSTTASPAAAAAAPPRLIPTIPRPAAALAPHIPQSAPVNVPVAQFRRLSVEALMDKAEDDDDDDEEMLPPHEMVARARARDSPMTTFSVLEGAGRTLKGRDLRQVLMKRICFLHL is encoded by the exons ATGGACCGCTCTCGCCACAAGAACTCGCCTAGTTCCGAGCGCTTCCTCggctccttcctcccctccgcggccgccggcgaccagcCCGGATCGGCGGCCTTCGAGCTCGACGAGGACGACCTGTTCGCCTCTGGGGCTGGATCCCCCGAGCGGCCGCAGCCGTCTCGCCGCCCTCTCATCCTCTCCGCAGTCCGcgccgcaaaccctagccccctcccccgcctccgccgcccgccggaggGCATCCTCGATGCTCTCCCCGAGCGCCGCTCCCCTTTCTCACCGCCTCCATCGTCTTCGTCGAACTCGTCGACCACCGCCtccccagcggcggcggcggctgctcctcCACGCCTGATCCCCACCATCCCCCGCCCGGCGGCGGCTCTGGCACCACATATCCCGCAGTCTGCGCCGGTGAATGTGCCGGTAGCGCAGTTTAGGCGGTTATCGGTGGAGGCACTGATGGATAAAGCtgaggatgacgacgacgacgacgaggagatgCTGCCGCCGCACGAGATGGTGGCGCGAGCGCGGGCGCGGGATTCACCGATGACCACCTTCTCGGTGCTGGAGGGCGCCGGCCGCACGCTCAAGGGGAGGGACCTCCGCCAG GTTCTAATGAAGAGGATCTGTTTCCTTCACCTGTAA
- the LOC4324745 gene encoding sorting nexin 1: protein MSQERSQSQSPRSPASAAGVPFLSISVTDPVKMGTGVQAYISYRVITKTNLPDFEGQEKIVIRRYSDFEWLHDRLAEKYKGIFIPPLPEKNAVEKFRFSKEFIELRRQALDLFVNRIASHPELKQSGDLKIFLQADEEKMDRERSYETGIFKKPSDFLQMFKDVQSKVSDVVLGKEKPVEESSPEYEKLKNYIFELENHLAEAQKQAFRLVKRHRELGQSLADFGKAIKLLGACEGDSLEKVFSEVGSKSEMLSVKLQREADNLLFNFEEPLKDYVRAVQSIKATMVDRANAFRQHHDLFQQKEYKGVNLEKLKFVNPDKFSELEAEVRELTADSEEATKRFEHIVAVMNEELARFQEQKTADIGFAFHEFAKGQAKLAKDIADAWRGVLPKLEACSTS from the exons ATGTCGCAGGAGAGGAGCCAGTCGCAGAGCCCCcggtcgccggcgtcggcggctggGGTGCCGTTCCTGTCGATCTCCGTCACAGATCCTGTGAAGATGGGTACCGGAGTCCAGGCCTACATCTCCTATCGCGTCATCACCAAG ACCAACCTGCCTGACTTTGAGGGGCAAGAGAAAATTGTTATCCGGCGCTATAGTGACTTTGAGTGGTTGCATGATCGTCTTGCTGAGAAGTACAAAGGCATTTTTATACCTCCCCTTCCAGAGAAGAATGCTGTTG AAAAATTCCGGTTTAGCAAAGAGTTCATTGAATTACGGCGTCAAGCCCTGGATCTATTTGTCAATAGAATAGCTTCACATCCTGAACTCAAGCAAAGTGGAgatttgaagatatttttgcagGCAGATGAAGAG AAAATGGATAGAGAAAGGTCTTATGAAACTGGTATATTCAAGAAGCCTTCTGATTTCTTACAGATGTTTAAG GATGTACAATCAAAAGTCAGTGATGTTGTTCTGGGAAAAGAAAAGCCTGTGGAGGAATCTAGTCCTGAATATGAAAAGcttaaaaattacatatttgAGCTAGAAAACCATTTAGCAGAGGCACAGAAACAAGCATTCCGTCTTGTGAAAAGACACCGAG AACTTGGGCAATCTTTGGCGGACTTTGGTAAGGCTATTAAGCTTTTAGGTGCTTGCGAAGGGGACTCCTTGGAAAAAGTTTTTTCAGAAGTTGGATCAAAGTCAGAGATGTTATCAGTAAAGCTGCAAAGAGAG GCAGACAACCTTCTCTTTAACTTTGAAGAGCCTTTGAAAGATTATGTACGTGCTGTGCAGTCAATAAAA GCAACTATGGTGGATCGAGCCAATGCTTTCAGGCAGCATCATGATTTATTTCAGCAGAAGGAATATAAAGGGGTTAATCT CGAAAAATTGAAGTTCGTGAACCCTGATAAATTTTCTGAACTAGAAGCTGAGGTCCGAGAG TTGACAGCAGACAGTGAGGAGGCTACAAAGAGGTTTGAGCACATAGTTGCAGTAATGAATGAAGAGCTTGCACGTTTCCAAGAGCAGAAAACAGCTGATATTGGATTCGCATTCCATGAATTTGCCAAAGGCCAAGCAAAGTTAGCTAAAGATATTGCTGATGCATGGCGAGGCGTCCTCCCAAAGCTCGAAGCCTGTTCCACTTCATAA
- the LOC4324748 gene encoding protein S40-7 isoform X3 encodes MDRSRHKNSPSSERFLGSFLPSAAAGDQPGSAAFELDEDDLFASGAGSPERPQPSRRPLILSAVRAANPSPLPRLRRPPEGILDALPERRSPFSPPPSSSSNSSTTASPAAAAAAPPRLIPTIPRPAAALAPHIPQSAPVNVPVAQFRRLSVEALMDKAEDDDDDDEEMLPPHEMVARARARDSPMTTFSVLEGAGRTLKGRDLRQVRNAVWRKTGFLD; translated from the coding sequence ATGGACCGCTCTCGCCACAAGAACTCGCCTAGTTCCGAGCGCTTCCTCggctccttcctcccctccgcggccgccggcgaccagcCCGGATCGGCGGCCTTCGAGCTCGACGAGGACGACCTGTTCGCCTCTGGGGCTGGATCCCCCGAGCGGCCGCAGCCGTCTCGCCGCCCTCTCATCCTCTCCGCAGTCCGcgccgcaaaccctagccccctcccccgcctccgccgcccgccggaggGCATCCTCGATGCTCTCCCCGAGCGCCGCTCCCCTTTCTCACCGCCTCCATCGTCTTCGTCGAACTCGTCGACCACCGCCtccccagcggcggcggcggctgctcctcCACGCCTGATCCCCACCATCCCCCGCCCGGCGGCGGCTCTGGCACCACATATCCCGCAGTCTGCGCCGGTGAATGTGCCGGTAGCGCAGTTTAGGCGGTTATCGGTGGAGGCACTGATGGATAAAGCtgaggatgacgacgacgacgacgaggagatgCTGCCGCCGCACGAGATGGTGGCGCGAGCGCGGGCGCGGGATTCACCGATGACCACCTTCTCGGTGCTGGAGGGCGCCGGCCGCACGCTCAAGGGGAGGGACCTCCGCCAGGTACGCAATGCCGTGTGGCGGAAGACAGGATTCCTCGATTGA
- the LOC4324748 gene encoding protein S40-7 isoform X1 — protein sequence MDRSRHKNSPSSERFLGSFLPSAAAGDQPGSAAFELDEDDLFASGAGSPERPQPSRRPLILSAVRAANPSPLPRLRRPPEGILDALPERRSPFSPPPSSSSNSSTTASPAAAAAAPPRLIPTIPRPAAALAPHIPQSAPVNVPVAQFRRLSVEALMDKAEDDDDDDEEMLPPHEMVARARARDSPMTTFSVLEGAGRTLKGRDLRQCSHGVWQLSEELEPGTADRMPPVVL from the exons ATGGACCGCTCTCGCCACAAGAACTCGCCTAGTTCCGAGCGCTTCCTCggctccttcctcccctccgcggccgccggcgaccagcCCGGATCGGCGGCCTTCGAGCTCGACGAGGACGACCTGTTCGCCTCTGGGGCTGGATCCCCCGAGCGGCCGCAGCCGTCTCGCCGCCCTCTCATCCTCTCCGCAGTCCGcgccgcaaaccctagccccctcccccgcctccgccgcccgccggaggGCATCCTCGATGCTCTCCCCGAGCGCCGCTCCCCTTTCTCACCGCCTCCATCGTCTTCGTCGAACTCGTCGACCACCGCCtccccagcggcggcggcggctgctcctcCACGCCTGATCCCCACCATCCCCCGCCCGGCGGCGGCTCTGGCACCACATATCCCGCAGTCTGCGCCGGTGAATGTGCCGGTAGCGCAGTTTAGGCGGTTATCGGTGGAGGCACTGATGGATAAAGCtgaggatgacgacgacgacgacgaggagatgCTGCCGCCGCACGAGATGGTGGCGCGAGCGCGGGCGCGGGATTCACCGATGACCACCTTCTCGGTGCTGGAGGGCGCCGGCCGCACGCTCAAGGGGAGGGACCTCCGCCAG TGTAGCCATGGCGTATGGCAGCTCAGTGAAGAGCTGGAACCAGGAACTGCTGACCGGATGCCTCCTGTAGTCCTGTGA
- the LOC4324742 gene encoding uncharacterized protein, with protein sequence MAASLRASSSSLRSRLLSSSSAAWSPWSHVLSSSVHSEASNQTETLAFDEIQLSPEKPSTATAFVLHGLLGSGRNWRSFSRALASELRDRSPSDEWRMVLVDLRNHGRSAGIKGLRPPHDMSTAARDLADLVKARGWAWPDVVVGHSMGGKVALDFAESCSRGDYGESADLPKQLWVLDSVPGQVETDNSDGEVERVLQTLASLPSSLPSRKWVVDHMINLGFSKSLSEWIGSNLKKDNEHVTWAFDLQAAIDMFNSYRERSYWTLLENPPKGLDIAIVQAELSDRWLSDDVQRLKALSRRESKPDAGKVSLHVLPNSGHWVHVDNPKGLLEIMVPNFLSAAKI encoded by the exons ATGGCGGCGTCTCTCCGGGCAtcgtcctcctccctccgctcgcgcctcctctcctcctcctccgccgcttggTCTCCGTGGAGCCacgtcctctcctcctccgtccaCTCGGAGGCCTCCAACCAGACCGAAACCCTCGCTTTCGACGAGATCCAGCTGTCCCCCGAGAAGccgtccaccgccaccgccttcgtCCTCCACGGCCTCCTCGGCTCCGGCCGCAACTGGCGCTCCTTCTCCCGCGCCCTCGCCTCCGAGCTCCGCGACCGCTCCCCTTCCGACG AGTGGAGAATGGTTCTCGTGGATTTGAGGAACCACGGGAGATCAGCGGGGATCAAGGGCCTGAGGCCGCCGCATGACATGTCAACTGCGGCCAGGGACCTCGCCGATTTGGTGAAGGCCCGTGGCTGGGCATGGCCGGATGTTGTCGTGGGTCACTCCATGGGTGGGAAGGTGGCACTGGATTTTGCAGAGAGCTGTTCCCGCGGTGATTACGGGGAGTCCGCTGATCTTCCCAAACAG CTTTGGGTGCTTGATTCTGTTCCTGGTCAAGTAGAAACAGATAACAGTGATGGTGAAGTTGAACGGGTTTTGCAAACGCTGGCAAGTCTTCCTTCATCGCTTCCATCGCGCAA GTGGGTTGTCGACCACATGATCAACTTGGGATTTTCAAAGTCTCTTTCAGAATGGATTGGGAGCAACTTAAAAAAGGACAATGAACATGTGACATGGGCGTTTGATCTTCAGGCTGCCATAGATATGTTTAATTCTTATAG AGAAAGAAGCTATTGGACACTGCTTGAGAACCCACCAAAGGGTTTGGACATCGCCATAGTGCAAGCAGAGCTCAGTGATAGATGGCTTTCTGATGATGTTCAGAGGCTAAAAGCGTTGTCTAGGAGAGAGAGCAAGCCTGATGCTGGTAAAGTTTCTCTTCACGTTCTCCCCAACTCTGGCCATTGGGTTCATGTGGACAATCCCAAGGGGCTACTGGAGATAATGGTTCCCAACTTTCTGTCAGCTGCTAAAATTTGA
- the LOC4324741 gene encoding uncharacterized protein, which produces MDPATVGGGGGEPEAAAEWRARAVGGMEYGWYRAVPGGTGTTLLALRLARGAEAAVAAATVQAALRAILDAHPVLRARLRGSASGSPTLAFPSAAAPPPPPLALELLPVPESATDFPSLLEHELNRNPWTAAAATATASEHEPDAPPVLFATLYELPPPAGGGSALFVRIHTAACDRAASASLVRELLAQLAGDGAAAAAASEPEDAAVRASLEERIPQRDSWKPFWARGLDMVGYSINGLRTSTLPFEVTGTERSTQMLRLGFDRDETTRLLDACKQNGVKLCAAMAAATLLAARQSKLQLASNQQETYSIATLINCRKFLEPALDDHNVGFYHSAITNTHAIHGGEELWELAKRCQDSYTNAKNNKKHLTDIADLNFLMCRAIENPQLTTGSALRTAVVSVFEEPVVYDLSDLQSKAGVEEFVCCATVHGVGPSIGLFDSIRDGQLEFACMYPCPLHSRKQMQEILNKVKQILHEGSIGDDESFEDCT; this is translated from the exons ATGGATCCCGcgaccgtcggcggcggcggcggcgagccggaggCGGCAGCCGAGTGGCGCGCCCGCGCGGTGGGCGGGATGGAGTACGGCTGGTACCGCGCCGTGCCGGGCGGAACCGGCACGACGCTGCTCGCGCTCCGCCTCGCGCGCGGCgcagaggcggcggtggcggcggcgaccgtccAGGCGGCGCTGCGGGCCATCCTGGACGCTCACCCCGTCCTCCGCGCGCGCCTCCGCGGGTCCGCTTCCGGCAGCCCAACCCTCGccttcccctccgccgccgcgccgcctccgcccccgctaGCGCTCGAGCTCCTCCCCGTGCCCGAATCCGCCACCGACTTCCCTTCCCTCCTCGAGCACGAGCTCAACCGCAACCCatggaccgccgccgccgcaaccgcaACCGCGTCCGAACACGAGCCCGACGCGCCACCGGTGCTCTTCGCCACGCTCTACGAGCTGCCGCCGCCAGCGGGTGGGGGGTCGGCGCTGTTCGTCCGGATCCACACGGCCGCGTGCGACCGCGCGGCGTCGGCCTCGCTGGTGAGGGAGCTCCTCGCGCAGCTGGccggcgatggcgccgccgccgcggcagcgagCGAACCCGAGGACGCGGCGGTGCGCGCGTCGCTGGAGGAGAGGATACCGCAGAGGGACTCGTGGAAGCCGTTCTGGGCgcgggggctcgacatggtggGCTACTCCATCAACGGCCTACGCACGTCGACGCTGCCGTTCGAGGTGACCGGCACGGAGAGGTCCACGCAGATGCTGCGCCTCGGCTTCGACCGCGACGAGACGACGAGGCTGCTCGAT GCGTGCAAGCAGAACGGAGTGAAGCTTTGTGCAGCCATGGCGGCCGCGACGCTGCTCGCTGCACGGCAGTCGAAGCTGCAGCTGGCGAGCAACCAGCAGGAGACGTACTCCATTGCGACCCTTATCAATTGCCGCAAGTTTCTCGAACCGGCCCTGGATGATCACAACGTTG GGTTCTACCATTCTGCTATCACCAACACGCACGCAATCCATGGCGGAGAAGAGCTATGGGAGCTGGCCAAGAGGTGCCAAGATTCGTATACCAACGCCAAGAACAACAAGAAGCACCTCACTGACATTGCCGACCTCAACTTCCTCATGTGCCGGGCAATCGAGAACCCGCAGCTGACGACGGGCTCTGCGCTCCGGACGGCGGTCGTCTCCGTGTTCGAGGAGCCGGTGGTGTACGACCTCTCCGATCTGCAGAGCAAGGCCGGCGTGGAGGAATTCGTGTGCTGCGCCACCGTGCATGGCGTCGGGCCATCCATCGGATTGTTTGACTCCATCAGAGATGGTCAGCTGGAGTTCGCGTGCATGTACCCTTGCCCTCTCCATTCCAGAAAGCAGATGCAGGAGATCTTGAACAAGGTGAAGCAGATCTTACACGAAGGGAGCATCGGAGATGATGAAAGCTTTGAAGATTGTACCTGA
- the LOC9271800 gene encoding uncharacterized protein, whose amino-acid sequence MALVAAAAANQKQQKASIGRRAWRLLRLAVLWVRKGSAVHSLCLFSNLRRAGVGLGVVGGGGRSERLRYGEPEYSIEETPSARVLCLIPCIAPAVPNTPGFYGDEDRYFFCRWDTEPECSSVGCYDYIENNVLKTEQIVQVRHGARGDVTILPTLVINNVQYSTGICFATTTMVSRVSAAAWRTRASPTAQWTSSSSSCPCRRPHPPGAPHAEAEPFAAPLRARRPRAAGGGKHRGAHGQTAE is encoded by the exons ATGGCGTtggtggcggcagcagcggcgaatCAGAAGCAGCAGAAGGCATCGATCGGGAGGCGAGCGTGGCGACTGCTGCGCCTGGCGGTGCTCTGGGTGAGGAAGGGCAGCGCGGTGCACAGCCTCTGCCTGTTCAGCAACCTGCGGCGCGCCGGCGTGGgcctcggcgtcgtcggcggcggcggccgcagcgaGCGCCTGCGGTACGGCGAGCCGGAGTACTCGATCGAGGAGACGCCGTCGGCGCGGGTGCTCTGCCTCATCCCCTGCATCGCCCCTGCTGTACCGAACACGCCCGGGTTCTACGGCGACGAGGACCGCTACTTCTTCTGCCGCTGGGACACGGAGCCCGAGTGCAGCAGCGTCGGGTGCTACGACTACATCGAGAACAACGTGCTCAAGACGGAGCAGATTGTTCAG GTTAGACATGGCGCTAGAGGGGATGTGACCATCTTGCCGACGCTGGTGATCAACAATGTGCAGTACAGTACCGGG ATTTGTTTTGCTACGACTACAATGGTGAGCCGAGTGagtgcggcggcgtggaggacgAGAGCTTCCCCGACGGCGCAATGGACGAGCAGCTCCTCGAGCTGTCCATGCCGACGCCCGCATCCGCCCGGCGCTCCGCACGCTGAAGCAGAACCTTTCGCTGCTCCTCTCCGTGCTCGTCGACCGcgcgcagccggcggcggaAAGCATCGTGGCGCTCATGGGCAAACGGCGGAGTAG
- the LOC4324739 gene encoding uncharacterized protein has protein sequence MGNCSPSPRRRGRPTSPSGSPPLDRTPSAKAAGGGATTTVSPYALARSPSVSAAEADGDDGVVRVYGSDGCPVAWRVRVALLYKAAAPVHFTPSEAAPLGRPVLRLSASDPELCGTADELLRHVDARFEGKPLVTPPERPARVSAAAAAAEEVAELVRLQHRSAERHLEGVAAKVAEMVKKGAKKAGKGAKVVVVEGAEVRRLGKWYGDAMEVMLEHARMEETVLFPDIQRASFPGVLDKANEQHGRHLPMMNGIKEDIKTLLTLELGSSLFQEVLVNLSVRLKALQDHTKEHFKEEERELLPRLEGVRRMQREEGNVSDKSNTAWASEAMGTMEMTHSKLFPFFMTGLLPQEAMQYLDLVCRCTKNTRHLVSMLRSLAERLEDANPAIIHNNPTKLYEHLLVKSP, from the exons ATGGGCAACTGCTCcccgtcccctcgccgccggggccgcccgacgtcgccgtcggggTCGCCACCTCTGGACCGCACCCCGTCGGCCAAGGCCGCGGGTGGTGGCGCCACCACCACGGTCTCGCCCTACGCGCTCGCCAGATCCCCCTCCGTGTCCGCCGCTGAGGccgacggggacgacggcgtGGTGCGCGTGTACGGCTCCGACGGCTGCCCCGTCGCGTGGCGGGTCCGCGTCGCGCTCCTCTACAAGGCGGCCGCGCCGGTGCACTTCACGCCGTCCGAGGCGGCGCCGCTCGGCCGCCCCGTGCTCCGCCTCTCCGCGTCCGACCCGGAGCTCTGCGGCACCGCCGACGAGCTGCTGCGACACGTCGACGCGCGGTTCGAGGGGAAGCCGCTGGTGACGCCGCCGGAGCGGCCGGCGCgcgtgtcggcggcggcagcggcggcggaggaggtggccgaGCTGGTGCGGCTGCAGCACCGCAGCGCGGAGCGGCACCTGGAGGGCGtggcggcgaaggtggcggAGATGGTGAAGAAGGGAGCGAAGAAGGCTGGGAAGGGGgcgaaggtcgtcgtcgtggaggGCGCCGAGGTGAGGAGGTTGGGTAAGTGGTACGGTGACGCCATGGAGGTGATGCTGGAGCACGCCAGGATGGAAGAAACGGTGCTCTTCCCTGACATCCAGAGGGCCTCTTTCCCAG GGGTTTTGGATAAGGCTAATGAGCAGCACGGGAGGCACTTGCCCATGATGAACGGCATCAAGGAAGATATAAAAACACTCCTCACTCTGGAATTAGGCAGCTCCCTCTTCCAAGAAGTGCTGGTTAACCTCTCAGTCCGGCTCAAAGCATTGCAG GATCACACCAAAGAGCACTTcaaggaagaagagagggagcTGCTCCCAAGATTGGAAGGAGTACGGCGGATgcagagagaagaggggaatgTATCTGACAAGTCCAATACTGCATGGGCGTCGGAGGCCATGGGTACAATGGAAATGACGCACTCTAAGCTGTTTCCATTCTTCATGACGGGTCTCTTGCCTCAGGAGGCTATGCAGTACTTAGACCTGGTATGCCGATGTACTAAAAACACTAGGCATTTGGTCTCCATGCTCAGATCGCTCGCAGAGCGTCTGGAAGACGCAAACCCAGCAATTATACACAACAATCCCACAAAACTATATGAGCACCTACTTGTAAAATCCCCATAA
- the LOC4324744 gene encoding uncharacterized protein, whose product MAVVRQLLVHRLSCSGLPASRCKTSCWSSGERLPGLKSRVRLLAVAIKPPRAAAGKDEIVRADDDDDGVSLGTVKLPANIDIARFETLLFQWGNSLCQGATLPLPVPLRVDKVEGGVRLGFMAVDDGVTQVLVYIDCLVSPATAASGPVFRAIRNGPMKDQEPPGEPRIMRSLLEALQKCIQYAQV is encoded by the exons ATGGCGGTGGTGAGGCAGCTGCTGGTCCACAGGCTCTCCTGCAGTGGCCTGCCTGCTTCCCGCTGCAAGACCAGTTGCTGGAGCAGCGGCGAGAGGCTCCCTGGCTTGAAGTCAAGGGTAAGGTTGTTGGCCGTGGCCATCAagccaccgcgcgccgccgcggggaaGGACGAGATTGTGcgggcggacgacgacgacgacggcgtcagCCTCGGCACGGTGAAGCTGCCCGCCAACATCGACATAGCTCGGTTCGAGACGCTGCTCTTCCAG TGGGGGAACAGCCTCTGCCAAGGCGCCACCCTGCCGCTCCCGGTGCCCCTGAGG GTGGACAAGGTGGAGGGCGGTGTCCGGCTAGGATTCATGGCGGTGGACGACGGCGTGACGCAGGTGCTGGTCTACATCGACTGCCtggtgtcgccggcgacggccgcctCTGGGCCGGTATTCCGAGCGATCAGGAACGGTCCTATGAAGGACCAGGAGCCACCTGGGGAGCCCAGGATCATGAGAAGCCTACTCGAGGCGCTCCAAAAATGTATCCAGTATGCACAAGTTTGA